In Arsenicicoccus sp. oral taxon 190, the following are encoded in one genomic region:
- a CDS encoding transglycosylase domain-containing protein, whose protein sequence is MSPASAPARPATDAPTKRRRPLWARVLGWLALTLAVLALVGVGVVAYLYSTIDIPEPNRATQAQISTVYFADGQTEMGRLSGGTNRENVSLSDVPPHVQKAFLAAEDRSFYSNKGVSLTGIGRAVKVALEGGATQGGSTITQQYVKNTFLTSDQTVQRKVKEIIISVKLDQQRSKDQILEDYLNTIYFGRGASGIQTASKAYFNKDVQQLTPAEGALLASVIRGPSIYDPARSATNLARSKERVSWILDGMVEQGWLSPAERSKAVYPTVVKAKPLEVTGGTNGYLVDMVRKELTSQVKLDDDQIKKGGLRIVTTIDKKYQDAMIEAINDRGASDDIPGAQTGMAAIKPGTGEIQALYGGEDFAKRPYNNAVDAHLSAGSTFKAYTTVAALENGYSTKSKVSGSSPFQLPGSTTEVENEYNQQYGFIDIRQALADSVNTAFVRMNVKIGPAATHKAAVQAGIPDSKQVNIEDVPVNTLGTATPSVLDNTNGYATITAEGKRATPHMIKTAESADGAIDYTAGNASTQAIPRDVAVDAIDALTYPIQEGTATYAQRLNRPAMGKTGTAEDHKEVWFIGSVPQLTAGCAIYKPAPDGASNEPLGRNVGGYKYCVPIWTQFMRTVMAGQPEQSFPDRVGLNDDNRQNFGRSPRSTSTAQASDPNAGTGGIGGQGTTTPTSSAPAVPAPAPTASAPAPSAPAPSQQPPSPRATVAPPAPTTPQPPAPTATAATAGPPTPAP, encoded by the coding sequence GTGAGTCCTGCCTCGGCCCCGGCGCGCCCTGCCACCGACGCCCCCACCAAGCGACGGCGCCCCCTGTGGGCCCGCGTGCTGGGCTGGCTCGCGCTGACGCTCGCCGTGCTCGCCCTCGTCGGCGTGGGGGTCGTCGCCTACCTGTACTCCACGATCGACATCCCGGAGCCCAACCGGGCCACCCAGGCCCAGATCTCGACGGTCTACTTCGCCGACGGCCAGACCGAGATGGGCCGGCTCTCCGGGGGCACCAACCGCGAGAACGTCTCGCTGTCCGACGTGCCCCCCCACGTGCAGAAGGCCTTCCTCGCCGCCGAGGACCGCAGCTTCTACAGCAACAAGGGGGTCAGCCTCACCGGCATCGGGCGGGCCGTGAAGGTGGCGCTGGAGGGCGGTGCCACCCAGGGTGGCTCCACGATCACCCAGCAGTACGTCAAGAACACCTTCCTGACCAGCGACCAGACGGTCCAGCGCAAGGTCAAGGAGATCATCATCTCGGTCAAGCTGGACCAGCAGCGCAGCAAGGACCAGATCCTCGAGGACTACCTCAACACCATCTACTTCGGCCGCGGCGCGAGCGGCATCCAGACCGCCTCCAAGGCCTACTTCAACAAGGACGTCCAGCAGCTCACCCCGGCCGAGGGGGCGCTGCTGGCGTCCGTGATCCGGGGGCCGTCGATCTACGACCCGGCCCGCTCCGCCACCAACCTCGCCCGCAGCAAGGAGCGCGTGTCCTGGATCCTCGACGGGATGGTCGAGCAGGGCTGGCTGTCGCCCGCCGAGCGCTCCAAGGCGGTCTACCCCACCGTCGTCAAGGCCAAGCCGCTCGAGGTCACCGGCGGCACCAACGGATACCTGGTCGACATGGTGCGCAAGGAGCTGACCAGCCAGGTCAAGCTCGACGACGACCAGATCAAGAAGGGTGGCCTGCGGATCGTCACCACGATCGACAAGAAGTACCAGGACGCCATGATCGAGGCGATCAACGACCGCGGCGCCAGCGACGACATCCCGGGCGCCCAGACCGGTATGGCGGCCATCAAGCCCGGCACCGGCGAGATCCAGGCGCTCTACGGCGGCGAGGACTTCGCCAAGCGGCCCTACAACAACGCCGTCGACGCCCACCTGTCCGCGGGGTCGACCTTCAAGGCCTACACGACCGTCGCGGCGCTCGAGAACGGCTACTCGACCAAGTCCAAGGTGAGCGGCTCCTCGCCCTTCCAGCTCCCCGGCAGCACCACGGAGGTCGAGAACGAGTACAACCAGCAGTACGGCTTCATCGACATACGGCAGGCGCTCGCGGACTCGGTCAACACCGCCTTCGTGCGCATGAACGTCAAGATCGGCCCCGCGGCCACCCACAAGGCGGCGGTGCAGGCGGGCATCCCGGACAGCAAGCAGGTCAACATCGAGGACGTCCCGGTCAACACCCTCGGCACGGCGACGCCGAGCGTGCTGGACAACACCAACGGCTACGCGACCATCACGGCCGAGGGCAAGCGTGCGACGCCGCACATGATCAAGACCGCCGAGAGCGCCGACGGGGCGATCGACTACACGGCCGGCAACGCCAGCACCCAGGCCATCCCGCGGGACGTCGCCGTCGACGCGATCGACGCGCTGACCTACCCGATCCAGGAGGGCACCGCGACCTACGCGCAGCGGCTCAACCGCCCGGCCATGGGCAAGACCGGCACCGCCGAGGACCACAAGGAGGTGTGGTTCATCGGGTCGGTGCCGCAGCTCACCGCCGGGTGCGCCATCTACAAGCCCGCCCCCGACGGCGCGAGCAACGAGCCGCTCGGTCGCAACGTCGGCGGCTACAAGTACTGCGTGCCGATCTGGACGCAGTTCATGCGCACGGTGATGGCGGGCCAGCCCGAGCAGTCCTTCCCCGACCGCGTCGGCCTCAACGACGACAACCGGCAGAACTTCGGCCGGAGCCCGCGCTCCACCAGCACCGCCCAGGCGTCCGACCCGAACGCCGGCACGGGCGGCATCGGCGGGCAGGGCACGACGACCCCCACGTCCTCGGCTCCTGCCGTCCCTGCACCCGCACCGACCGCGTCGGCACCCGCGCCCAGCGCCCCGGCGCCGAGCCAGCAGCCGCCCAGCCCGCGCGCCACGGTCGCCCCGCCCGCCCCCACCACCCCTCAGCCGCCGGCGCCGACCGCCACGGCGGCGACGGCCGGGCCGCCGACCCCCGCCCCCTGA
- a CDS encoding transaldolase family protein, whose amino-acid sequence MTTNLNAMVESNPTTVLWNDSADPVELKQSIEYGAVGATCNPVIAVTCIKADLPRWSARIRELDEEMPEATESEIGWKVVEELSIDAAKLLEPAFERYAGRNGRLSMQTDPRLARSAAKLADQAEHFNGLADNIIVKIPATRRGIEAIEEATYRGVNINVTVSFTVPQAVAAGEAIERGLRRREAEGRSVEGMAPVVTIMCGRLDDWLKDSVKAEGIDIDPEHLEWAGIAAFKKAYGIFQERGLRARLLSAAFRNTRQLSELVGGDIVISPPFAWQQKIVDSGAELPERMSAPVDQAIVDELYAKVPEFRRAYDVDGMTPEEFDSFGATRKTLRQFLAADEELDQVVRDILVPAP is encoded by the coding sequence ATGACCACCAACCTCAACGCCATGGTCGAGAGCAACCCGACCACGGTCCTGTGGAACGACTCCGCCGACCCGGTCGAGCTCAAGCAGTCCATCGAGTACGGCGCGGTGGGGGCCACCTGCAACCCCGTCATCGCGGTCACCTGCATCAAGGCCGACCTGCCGCGGTGGAGCGCCCGGATCCGCGAGCTGGACGAGGAGATGCCCGAGGCGACCGAGTCCGAGATCGGGTGGAAGGTCGTGGAGGAGCTGTCGATCGACGCGGCCAAGCTGCTGGAGCCGGCTTTCGAGAGGTATGCCGGGCGCAACGGCCGCCTCTCGATGCAGACGGATCCGCGCCTCGCCCGCAGCGCGGCCAAGCTCGCGGACCAGGCGGAGCACTTCAACGGGCTCGCCGACAACATCATCGTCAAGATCCCCGCCACCCGCCGCGGCATCGAGGCGATCGAGGAGGCGACCTATCGCGGGGTCAACATCAACGTGACGGTCTCCTTCACGGTCCCGCAGGCCGTCGCCGCCGGCGAGGCCATCGAGCGGGGGCTGAGGCGGCGCGAGGCCGAGGGTCGCAGCGTCGAGGGCATGGCCCCGGTCGTCACCATCATGTGCGGTCGCCTCGACGACTGGCTCAAGGACTCCGTGAAGGCCGAGGGCATCGACATCGACCCCGAGCACCTCGAGTGGGCCGGGATCGCGGCGTTCAAGAAGGCCTACGGCATCTTCCAGGAGCGCGGCCTGCGCGCCCGGCTGCTGTCGGCGGCCTTCCGCAACACCCGGCAGCTGTCGGAGCTCGTCGGCGGCGACATCGTGATCTCGCCGCCCTTCGCGTGGCAGCAGAAGATCGTCGACTCTGGGGCCGAGCTGCCGGAGCGCATGAGCGCCCCGGTCGACCAGGCGATCGTCGACGAGCTCTACGCCAAGGTGCCGGAGTTCCGCCGCGCCTACGACGTCGACGGGATGACCCCGGAGGAGTTCGACTCCTTCGGCGCGACCCGCAAGACGCTGCGCCAGTTCCTCGCCGCCGACGAGGAGCTCGACCAGGTCGTGCGTGACATCCTCGTCCCGGCACCCTGA
- a CDS encoding GntR family transcriptional regulator produces MPTALPVSLDRASSVPLYDQLAAQLRAAIDDGVLRPGDPFENELSLAARLHVSRPTVRKAIAQLAADGLLVRHRGIGTRVASPVVHQRDDLTPLYAELDRTGRRPTTHVARLTPARRNTVAATALGLDPRTPLVYLERVRWSDGRPLVVLRSWLPPQLATLTASELTERGLYALLAERGVVPDRARQRLGARLATLTERRQLQLTRADAVLTVLWQSYAADGSAIEYGDHAYRGDQYVVDNTLTW; encoded by the coding sequence GTGCCGACCGCGTTGCCCGTGAGTCTGGACCGGGCCTCCTCGGTCCCGCTCTACGACCAGCTCGCCGCCCAGCTCCGGGCGGCCATCGACGACGGCGTGCTGCGGCCCGGCGACCCCTTCGAGAACGAGCTGTCGCTCGCCGCGCGGCTGCACGTGTCGCGCCCCACGGTCCGCAAGGCGATCGCCCAGCTCGCGGCCGACGGGCTCCTGGTGCGTCACCGCGGCATCGGCACCCGCGTCGCCTCTCCCGTCGTGCACCAGCGCGACGACCTCACCCCCCTGTATGCCGAGCTCGACCGCACCGGCCGCCGACCCACCACGCACGTGGCGCGGCTGACCCCGGCGCGCCGCAACACGGTCGCGGCCACGGCGCTCGGGCTGGACCCCCGCACCCCGCTGGTCTACCTCGAGCGGGTGCGCTGGTCCGACGGCCGCCCGCTCGTGGTGCTGCGCTCCTGGCTGCCGCCCCAGCTGGCGACGCTCACGGCGTCGGAGCTGACCGAGCGGGGCCTCTACGCCCTCCTCGCCGAGCGGGGCGTCGTCCCGGACCGCGCCCGGCAGCGGCTCGGCGCCCGCCTGGCCACCCTCACCGAGCGCCGGCAGCTCCAGCTGACCCGCGCCGACGCCGTGCTCACGGTGCTGTGGCAGTCCTACGCCGCCGACGGCTCCGCCATCGAGTACGGCGACCACGCCTACCGCGGCGACCAGTACGTCGTCGACAACACCCTCACCTGGTAG
- the rplI gene encoding 50S ribosomal protein L9, whose translation MKLILTNEVTGLGTPGDIVEVKDGYARNYLMPRGLATPWTKGGQKQVEAIQKARVAREHKSIEEAKDAKARLEVKAYKVPVKSGQGGRLYGSVNSGQIVDAIVSAGGPQVDRRTLEVQGSIRSLGAHTATVRLHPEISATVKLDVVAAK comes from the coding sequence ATGAAGCTCATCCTCACCAACGAGGTCACCGGCCTCGGCACCCCCGGCGACATCGTCGAGGTCAAGGACGGCTACGCCCGCAACTACCTGATGCCGCGCGGTCTGGCGACCCCGTGGACCAAGGGTGGTCAGAAGCAGGTCGAGGCGATCCAGAAGGCTCGCGTCGCCCGCGAGCACAAGTCGATCGAGGAGGCCAAGGACGCCAAGGCGCGTCTGGAGGTCAAGGCCTACAAGGTGCCGGTGAAGTCCGGCCAGGGCGGCCGCCTCTACGGCTCGGTCAACTCCGGCCAGATCGTCGACGCGATCGTCTCCGCCGGTGGCCCCCAGGTCGACCGTCGCACCCTCGAGGTCCAGGGCTCGATCCGCTCCCTCGGCGCTCACACCGCCACGGTCCGGCTCCACCCGGAGATCTCCGCGACCGTCAAGCTGGACGTCGTCGCCGCCAAGTGA
- a CDS encoding glycosyltransferase family 87 protein, producing MHPSDPTRTIAPTREDPVARATSEWMGGPLGRYAAIGRQGIRPALVVLSCAATVVMALSVLLRGHCLSQGWKAGDQFWHACYSDIPVVYQGSGLADGGFAYGHGSGVGQPAGTGLAMWLVSVLVPGDAGQSRTLHAAQVYFGAWAGLLTVLLVLLVALLVRAAPRTRWSVTHLALSPVVATTALVSFDLLAITLTVGGLVAWGRRRTVEAGILLGLAATCRTPAVLAVVAIGLVCLRAGRLVDWALTAGMALLTAVAVIGLVVAFSGRQALDVYTGWATSEAGYGSLAYVLTSLGVAAPTGLLTLLSVAGWVVTIVLAAFFTLGAARRPSIAEVLLLLLVGVGLTARSLPLQWSLWLVPLLALTGLRWREHLTWAGVEVAYFVGVWLHIAARTNPDRGLPAGWFAVLAVARLAAWAWLAWSVTRRARDEVPDREAATAGRPERDPLAGVAAGAPDRVLLKVV from the coding sequence ATGCACCCGAGCGACCCGACGCGCACCATCGCTCCGACGCGCGAGGACCCGGTGGCTCGGGCGACCAGCGAGTGGATGGGCGGCCCGCTGGGTCGCTACGCCGCGATCGGGCGGCAGGGCATCCGTCCGGCCCTGGTGGTGCTGTCCTGCGCCGCCACGGTCGTCATGGCCCTGTCGGTGCTGCTGCGGGGCCACTGCCTGTCCCAGGGCTGGAAGGCCGGCGACCAGTTCTGGCACGCCTGCTACTCCGACATCCCGGTGGTCTACCAGGGCTCGGGCCTCGCGGACGGCGGCTTCGCCTACGGCCACGGCTCGGGCGTCGGCCAGCCGGCCGGCACCGGCCTGGCCATGTGGCTGGTGTCGGTGCTGGTCCCGGGCGATGCCGGCCAGTCGCGCACGCTGCACGCCGCCCAGGTCTACTTCGGCGCGTGGGCCGGGCTGCTGACGGTGCTGCTGGTGCTGCTCGTCGCGCTGCTGGTCCGCGCCGCGCCCCGGACCCGCTGGTCGGTGACGCACCTCGCGCTGAGCCCGGTCGTGGCGACGACCGCGCTGGTCAGCTTCGACCTGCTCGCCATCACCCTCACGGTGGGGGGACTCGTGGCGTGGGGCCGGCGGCGCACCGTCGAGGCGGGGATCCTGCTGGGTCTGGCGGCCACCTGCCGCACCCCGGCCGTGCTGGCCGTCGTGGCGATCGGCCTGGTCTGCCTGCGGGCCGGTCGCCTGGTCGACTGGGCCCTCACGGCCGGTATGGCGCTCCTCACCGCCGTCGCCGTCATCGGTCTCGTGGTGGCCTTCTCGGGGAGGCAGGCGCTGGACGTCTACACGGGGTGGGCGACCAGCGAGGCGGGCTACGGCTCGCTCGCCTACGTCCTCACCTCCCTCGGCGTGGCGGCCCCCACGGGCCTGCTGACGTTGCTGTCCGTGGCCGGGTGGGTGGTGACGATCGTGCTGGCGGCCTTCTTCACGCTCGGCGCCGCCCGCCGCCCCAGCATCGCCGAGGTGCTGCTCCTGCTGCTGGTCGGCGTCGGCCTGACCGCGCGGTCCCTGCCGCTGCAGTGGTCGTTGTGGCTGGTGCCGCTGCTCGCGCTGACCGGGCTGCGGTGGCGCGAGCACCTGACCTGGGCGGGCGTGGAGGTGGCCTACTTCGTCGGGGTGTGGCTGCACATCGCCGCCCGCACCAACCCCGACCGCGGGCTGCCGGCCGGCTGGTTCGCCGTGCTGGCGGTCGCCCGCCTCGCCGCCTGGGCGTGGCTCGCCTGGTCGGTGACGCGCCGGGCGCGCGACGAGGTGCCGGACCGGGAGGCCGCGACCGCCGGCCGTCCCGAGCGCGACCCCCTGGCCGGGGTGGCCGCGGGCGCCCCGGACCGGGTCCTGCTCAAGGTCGTGTAG
- a CDS encoding single-stranded DNA-binding protein: MAGETTLTVIGNLTQDPELRFTPSGAAVANFTVASTPRTFDRQSNEWKDGETLFMRCSVWREAAENVAESLQRGMRVVVTGRLVSRSWEDKESGQKRSVMEMQVDEVGPSLRYATAKVTKTQRGGAGGGFGGQQGGGQGGFGGQQGQGGQGGGWGGNAGQSDDPWSTGGGSAQGGQQGQGGGWGGGAPSYDEPPF, from the coding sequence ATGGCCGGAGAGACCACGCTGACCGTCATCGGCAACCTCACCCAGGATCCTGAGCTGCGGTTCACCCCGTCCGGGGCCGCGGTCGCCAACTTCACCGTGGCGTCCACCCCGCGCACCTTCGACCGTCAGTCCAACGAGTGGAAGGACGGCGAGACGCTCTTCATGCGGTGCTCGGTGTGGCGCGAGGCGGCGGAGAACGTCGCCGAGTCGCTGCAGCGCGGCATGCGCGTGGTCGTCACCGGCCGCCTCGTCTCCCGGTCCTGGGAGGACAAGGAGTCCGGCCAGAAGCGCTCCGTCATGGAGATGCAGGTCGACGAGGTCGGTCCCTCGCTGCGCTACGCCACCGCCAAGGTCACCAAGACCCAGCGGGGTGGCGCTGGCGGCGGCTTCGGCGGCCAGCAGGGCGGCGGCCAGGGCGGCTTCGGCGGCCAGCAGGGCCAGGGCGGCCAGGGCGGCGGCTGGGGCGGCAACGCCGGCCAGTCGGACGACCCGTGGTCGACCGGTGGTGGCTCCGCCCAGGGCGGCCAGCAGGGCCAGGGTGGCGGCTGGGGCGGCGGCGCGCCGTCCTACGACGAGCCGCCGTTCTGA
- the iolD gene encoding 3D-(3,5/4)-trihydroxycyclohexane-1,2-dione acylhydrolase (decyclizing), with protein MTSTYPYAAAPTVRLTVAQAVVRFLANQWSERDGHEQRLIAGCFGIFGHGNVAGVGQALLQDQVSADADGSAGDEGDTDGAAQHLPYYLARNEQGAVHAASAYAKTKDRLQTLAVTTSIGPGATNMVTGAALATTNRLPVLLLPSDQFATRYPDPVLQQLEDPRSLDVSVNDAFKPVSRFWDRINRPEQLIPSLLAAMRVLTDPAETGAVTICLPQDVQAEAFDWPTELFAKRVWHVARPVPEPAALQRAVAAIKSAERPLLVAGGGVIYSGASEALRAFATATGIPVADTQAGKGAINWDHPLSVGGVGSTGNSAANTLAREADLVIGVGTRYSDFTTASHTVFASPDVRFVNVNVLPFDAAKHSATMVVADAREALTALQGALEGWTTGAAYQQRAADLWAEWDRVIDECYHRDHQPLPAQTEVFGALNELMGDRDVVINAAGSMPGDLQALWRARTPEQYHLEYAYSCMGYEIPAAMGVRLALDSDGHEDRQVVAIVGDGTYQMMPMELATIVSEGLKVIVVLLQNHGFASIGALSESRGSQRFGTRYRMRNPESGRLDGANVPFDLAANAASWGADVLRCTGIEEFRAHYATAAASDRPTVLYIETDLTGPNPPGHAWWDVPVSEVSELESTQRAHAEYAEEKKAQRHHL; from the coding sequence ATGACCTCGACCTACCCGTATGCCGCAGCGCCCACCGTGCGGCTCACCGTCGCCCAGGCGGTGGTGCGCTTCCTGGCCAACCAGTGGTCCGAGCGGGACGGCCACGAGCAGCGGCTGATCGCCGGCTGCTTCGGCATCTTCGGCCACGGCAACGTGGCAGGGGTGGGGCAGGCGCTGCTGCAGGATCAGGTCTCAGCCGACGCCGACGGGTCTGCGGGCGACGAGGGGGACACCGACGGCGCGGCCCAGCACCTGCCCTACTACCTGGCCCGCAACGAGCAGGGTGCCGTCCACGCGGCCTCGGCCTACGCCAAGACCAAGGACCGCCTGCAGACCCTGGCGGTCACGACCTCCATCGGGCCGGGCGCCACCAACATGGTGACCGGCGCAGCGCTGGCCACCACCAACCGGCTGCCGGTGCTGCTGCTGCCGTCCGACCAGTTCGCGACGCGCTACCCCGACCCGGTGCTGCAGCAGCTCGAGGACCCGCGCAGCCTGGACGTCTCCGTCAATGACGCGTTCAAGCCGGTCAGCAGGTTCTGGGATCGGATCAACCGGCCCGAGCAGCTGATCCCCAGCCTGCTCGCTGCGATGCGGGTGCTCACCGACCCCGCCGAGACCGGTGCCGTCACGATCTGCCTGCCGCAGGACGTGCAGGCCGAGGCCTTCGACTGGCCCACCGAGCTCTTCGCCAAGCGGGTGTGGCACGTCGCGCGCCCCGTGCCCGAGCCGGCCGCGCTGCAGCGCGCCGTCGCGGCTATCAAGTCCGCCGAGCGGCCGCTGCTCGTCGCGGGCGGCGGCGTGATCTACAGCGGGGCGAGCGAGGCGCTGCGGGCCTTCGCCACCGCGACCGGCATCCCCGTCGCCGACACCCAGGCCGGCAAGGGCGCCATCAACTGGGACCACCCGTTGTCGGTCGGCGGGGTTGGTTCCACGGGAAACAGTGCCGCCAACACTCTCGCGCGTGAGGCCGACCTGGTGATCGGGGTGGGGACGCGCTACAGCGACTTCACGACGGCTTCGCACACCGTATTCGCCTCTCCTGACGTGCGATTCGTCAACGTCAACGTCTTGCCCTTCGACGCCGCCAAGCACAGCGCGACGATGGTCGTGGCCGACGCCCGCGAGGCGCTGACCGCGCTCCAGGGGGCGCTCGAGGGCTGGACCACGGGGGCGGCATACCAGCAGCGCGCCGCCGACCTGTGGGCCGAGTGGGACCGGGTGATCGACGAGTGCTACCACCGCGACCACCAGCCGCTCCCCGCGCAGACCGAGGTCTTCGGCGCGCTCAACGAGCTGATGGGCGACCGGGACGTCGTCATCAACGCCGCCGGCTCGATGCCCGGTGACCTGCAGGCCCTGTGGCGTGCGCGCACCCCCGAGCAGTACCACCTGGAGTACGCCTACTCCTGCATGGGCTACGAGATCCCCGCCGCGATGGGCGTGCGGCTCGCGCTCGACAGCGACGGCCACGAGGACCGTCAGGTGGTGGCGATCGTCGGCGACGGGACCTACCAGATGATGCCGATGGAGCTCGCGACCATCGTGTCCGAGGGGCTCAAGGTCATCGTCGTCCTCCTGCAGAACCACGGCTTCGCCTCGATCGGGGCGCTCTCGGAGTCCCGCGGGTCGCAGCGCTTCGGCACGAGGTACCGCATGCGCAACCCCGAGTCGGGGCGCCTCGATGGTGCGAACGTCCCCTTCGACCTCGCCGCCAACGCCGCCTCCTGGGGCGCGGACGTGCTGCGCTGCACCGGGATCGAGGAGTTCCGCGCCCACTACGCGACGGCGGCGGCGTCCGACCGCCCGACGGTCCTCTACATCGAGACGGACCTGACCGGCCCCAACCCCCCCGGCCACGCCTGGTGGGACGTGCCGGTGTCGGAGGTGTCCGAGCTCGAGTCTACGCAGCGGGCCCACGCCGAGTACGCCGAGGAGAAGAAGGCCCAGCGCCACCACCTCTGA
- the rpsR gene encoding 30S ribosomal protein S18: MAKPVVRKPKKKANPLKAAKIENIDYKDTALLRKFISDRGKIRARRVTGVSVQEQRLIARAVKNAREVALLPYSSSAR, from the coding sequence ATGGCCAAGCCCGTTGTGCGCAAGCCCAAGAAGAAGGCGAACCCGCTCAAGGCCGCCAAGATCGAGAACATCGACTACAAGGACACCGCGCTGCTGCGCAAGTTCATCTCCGACCGCGGCAAGATCCGCGCGCGTCGCGTGACCGGTGTCTCCGTCCAGGAGCAGCGTCTGATCGCCCGGGCCGTCAAGAACGCCCGCGAGGTCGCGCTGCTGCCCTACTCGAGCTCTGCTCGCTGA
- a CDS encoding sulfite exporter TauE/SafE family protein gives MPQLSLLAWSLLVGGALVVGFSKTAIGGAAMVAVGLFAMALPAKESTGTLLLLLLVGDMVATWAYRHTVDRGLLVRLVLPVLVGVGLGVGFLALVDDRVLRRTIGAILLVLLGIQLAAARRPLSGTGSRASGRAYGALAGFTTMVANAGGPAMNLYLLRESYEKWTFLGTTAWFFVAVNVVKLPFMVGLGLVTARGLVLLPLLAPVVLLGAWVGRRVVARIDQVWFARVVTACVALSALQLTLL, from the coding sequence ATGCCGCAGCTCAGCCTCCTCGCCTGGTCCTTGCTCGTGGGGGGCGCCCTGGTCGTCGGCTTCTCCAAGACGGCGATCGGGGGCGCCGCGATGGTGGCGGTCGGCCTCTTCGCGATGGCGCTGCCCGCCAAGGAGTCCACCGGGACGCTGCTGCTGCTCCTGCTGGTCGGTGACATGGTCGCGACGTGGGCCTACCGGCATACGGTCGATCGAGGTCTGCTGGTGCGGCTCGTGCTGCCCGTCCTCGTGGGCGTCGGTCTCGGGGTGGGTTTCCTCGCGCTCGTCGACGACCGGGTGCTGCGTCGCACGATCGGGGCGATCCTGCTGGTGCTGCTGGGGATCCAGCTGGCCGCCGCGCGACGACCGTTGTCGGGCACAGGTTCTCGTGCCAGCGGCCGGGCGTATGGAGCGCTCGCCGGCTTCACGACCATGGTGGCCAACGCCGGCGGACCGGCCATGAATCTGTATCTCCTGCGCGAGAGCTACGAGAAGTGGACCTTCCTCGGCACGACCGCCTGGTTCTTCGTCGCCGTCAACGTGGTCAAGCTGCCGTTCATGGTGGGGCTGGGGCTGGTCACCGCGCGGGGCCTGGTGCTGCTGCCGCTGCTCGCGCCCGTCGTGCTGCTGGGCGCGTGGGTGGGGCGGCGGGTGGTGGCGCGCATCGACCAGGTGTGGTTCGCGCGGGTCGTGACGGCCTGCGTCGCGCTGAGCGCGCTGCAGCTGACCCTCCTGTGA
- the rpsF gene encoding 30S ribosomal protein S6, which translates to MRQYELMIILDPALEERTIQPSLEKFLTVITKDKGTVDNVDLWGKRRLAYEIKKNAEAYYAVVNFTAEPATAKELDRQLGLNESILRTKLLRPGA; encoded by the coding sequence ATGCGTCAGTACGAGCTGATGATCATCCTCGACCCCGCTCTCGAGGAGCGCACCATCCAGCCGTCGCTGGAGAAGTTCCTCACCGTCATCACCAAGGACAAGGGCACCGTCGACAACGTCGACCTGTGGGGCAAGCGCCGCCTGGCCTACGAGATCAAGAAGAACGCCGAGGCCTACTACGCGGTGGTCAACTTCACCGCCGAGCCCGCCACGGCCAAGGAGCTGGACCGCCAGCTCGGCCTCAACGAGTCCATCCTGCGGACCAAGCTCCTGCGCCCGGGCGCCTGA